The following proteins are co-located in the Cetobacterium sp. NK01 genome:
- a CDS encoding glycosyl hydrolase family 18 protein gives MIKANNDLFPIIDKEQEFQKIYNNTIEKVNYINSKYSSIHNDINCEKLDPMIEKMNNFVLNLNRTTKLEEYLSFKLLVQSILKLLGECNHGEVLPPIPELEPTVISAILKNINKNLTGELTLGENAHLITSVEYELYKNNTRVEKITTNSGIQVANFASTTPGTYQFIAKYYWADKFKQITSNTVIVEEDIVIPPPVEGDFPTNLPYSNLWAHTVTTNGNYEITLNNTWGVIDSKLAVYLDGELVEVLPTNFTAGNKGSAKNIVPTSKYPSNKDLKFVYRVTYVRDEKTNDKVVVYYKSTTGTIEIATPDGGVKYCKYPEWNSEIEYGAATNKIVFYQGFHFRHTGWATKGDAPKLNGDWSPWTKLSAGEESQIGCPGNHLMDSAGTKPNAHLEPMNISEVEGLGSPMEKMHITYTPEWGKWGGRKYTPKITPWNKISHMQYAFIDVIPDYTGKFNTDKDDISHLKRSAADAPIGTSLKVSPNIFDPGAAFSAYGGTNAFMTEYNEMARKYPYVKPIASLGGWSRSAFFRDAAQPDKIDYFVKRCIDFIREFNFVGVDIDWEFPCDRRDGDLVDSPNDLGSPRAADDEEVLFTNLMKALRGALDKAGQEDGKYYFLSCAIVSGKKHIQKSGIGVWHPACDFISYMTYDVHGAFDPITNHQSYLFQNSNEPSSETNPNGNAFAIADLIEFVTKTYGVPVSKITVGSPFYSRGWSGIFKPTSGWLNPNTPGLYARTNIDASTNGAKGCSAPGTMDGGRGAGVLPLHHLNKLIKGENVSVRTLDMNGPANPHAGTILKGSDFQYYYDEAAQAPYLYNQNAGIFYTFEDERSVETKCQWVVDNNLAGLISWDIAMDDYGIDMHGSEATSSYPTLYQAEHLLTSVIFDKFKANSLRLNYLNRIARR, from the coding sequence ATGATAAAAGCAAATAATGATTTATTTCCTATTATAGATAAAGAGCAAGAGTTTCAAAAAATATATAATAATACAATAGAAAAAGTTAATTACATAAATAGTAAATACTCTTCAATTCACAATGATATTAACTGTGAAAAACTAGATCCTATGATTGAAAAAATGAATAATTTTGTATTGAATCTTAATAGAACAACAAAATTAGAAGAATATCTTTCATTTAAACTATTAGTTCAAAGTATTTTAAAATTATTAGGAGAGTGTAACCATGGAGAGGTATTACCACCTATTCCTGAGTTAGAGCCTACAGTAATTAGCGCTATTTTAAAAAACATAAACAAAAATTTAACTGGAGAGTTAACATTAGGTGAAAATGCTCATTTAATAACTTCAGTGGAGTATGAATTATATAAAAATAATACGAGAGTAGAAAAAATAACAACAAACTCAGGAATTCAAGTTGCAAATTTTGCATCAACTACACCGGGAACATATCAATTTATAGCAAAATACTATTGGGCTGATAAGTTTAAACAAATTACATCAAATACTGTTATAGTAGAAGAGGATATAGTAATTCCACCTCCAGTAGAAGGAGATTTTCCAACAAATTTACCATACTCAAACTTATGGGCACACACAGTAACTACAAATGGAAACTATGAAATAACACTTAATAATACTTGGGGAGTTATAGATAGTAAATTAGCTGTTTATTTAGATGGAGAGTTAGTAGAAGTGTTACCAACAAACTTTACAGCTGGAAATAAAGGGTCTGCTAAAAATATTGTACCAACTTCTAAGTATCCTTCAAATAAGGATTTAAAATTTGTTTATAGAGTTACTTATGTAAGAGATGAAAAGACAAATGATAAAGTTGTAGTTTATTATAAAAGTACAACAGGTACAATAGAAATAGCAACTCCAGATGGAGGAGTAAAATATTGTAAATATCCAGAGTGGAATTCGGAAATTGAGTATGGTGCAGCTACAAATAAGATAGTATTTTATCAGGGATTCCATTTTAGACATACAGGATGGGCAACTAAAGGAGATGCTCCAAAATTAAATGGAGATTGGTCACCATGGACAAAATTATCAGCTGGTGAAGAGTCACAAATTGGTTGTCCTGGAAATCATTTAATGGATTCAGCAGGGACAAAACCAAATGCTCATTTAGAGCCAATGAATATATCAGAAGTTGAAGGTTTAGGATCTCCAATGGAAAAGATGCATATAACTTATACTCCAGAGTGGGGAAAATGGGGAGGAAGAAAATATACTCCAAAAATAACTCCATGGAATAAGATATCTCATATGCAATATGCCTTTATAGATGTAATTCCTGATTATACAGGAAAATTTAATACAGATAAAGATGATATATCACATTTAAAAAGATCTGCAGCAGACGCTCCAATTGGAACAAGTTTAAAAGTATCACCAAATATATTTGATCCAGGTGCAGCATTCTCAGCTTACGGTGGAACAAATGCATTTATGACTGAATATAATGAAATGGCAAGAAAATATCCATATGTTAAACCAATAGCTTCATTAGGTGGATGGTCAAGATCAGCATTCTTTAGAGATGCAGCTCAGCCAGATAAAATAGATTATTTTGTTAAAAGATGTATCGACTTTATAAGAGAGTTCAATTTTGTTGGAGTAGATATTGACTGGGAATTCCCTTGTGATAGAAGAGATGGAGATTTAGTTGATAGTCCAAACGATTTAGGAAGTCCAAGAGCAGCTGACGATGAAGAAGTACTGTTCACTAACTTAATGAAAGCATTAAGAGGGGCTTTAGATAAAGCAGGACAAGAGGATGGAAAATATTATTTCTTGTCATGTGCTATAGTATCAGGAAAAAAACATATTCAAAAAAGTGGAATAGGAGTATGGCATCCAGCTTGTGACTTTATTAGTTATATGACTTATGATGTACATGGAGCTTTTGACCCAATAACAAATCATCAATCATATTTGTTCCAAAACTCAAATGAACCATCATCAGAAACAAATCCAAATGGAAATGCATTTGCAATAGCAGATTTAATTGAATTTGTTACAAAAACATATGGAGTACCAGTTAGTAAAATAACTGTGGGATCACCATTTTACTCAAGAGGATGGTCTGGAATATTTAAACCAACTTCAGGATGGTTAAATCCAAATACACCAGGATTATATGCTAGAACAAATATAGATGCCTCAACAAATGGAGCAAAGGGATGTTCAGCTCCAGGAACAATGGATGGAGGAAGAGGTGCAGGAGTTTTACCTTTACATCACTTAAATAAACTAATAAAAGGTGAAAATGTATCAGTAAGAACTTTAGATATGAATGGACCAGCTAATCCACATGCAGGAACAATATTAAAAGGTTCAGACTTCCAATATTACTATGATGAAGCAGCACAGGCTCCATACCTATATAATCAGAATGCAGGAATTTTCTATACATTTGAAGATGAAAGATCAGTTGAGACAAAGTGTCAATGGGTTGTTGATAATAACTTAGCAGGATTAATTTCGTGGGATATAGCTATGGATGATTACGGTATTGATATGCATGGTTCAGAAGCAACATCATCTTATCCAACATTATATCAAGCAGAGCATTTATTAACATCAGTAATATTTGATAAATTTAAAGCCAATTCATTAAGATTAAACTATTTAAATAGAATAGCTAGAAGATAA
- a CDS encoding MarC family protein, whose translation MGKEFVIDIMTYVLTIIGILNPFGNVPLFMTLTKDQNPEIRKKMYNAIVLSGFGIVTGFIVAGDFFMNYLYKIGMDELRVAGGMILVVVAFRNLLGLGISKESSGNVMTEKDAIRYAITPLTFPMLVGPGTISTVMIIHKEAGLIISVGAVAVTFLIMKFLFSISDWLDKVLGEVVLFVLSRVMQIFIMSAGVKLISNGIKGIFML comes from the coding sequence ATGGGAAAAGAGTTTGTCATAGATATAATGACATATGTTCTTACAATAATTGGAATTTTAAATCCATTTGGAAATGTACCTTTATTTATGACGTTAACAAAGGATCAAAATCCAGAAATAAGAAAAAAAATGTATAATGCAATAGTTTTATCAGGATTTGGAATAGTTACTGGATTTATAGTAGCTGGGGATTTCTTTATGAACTATCTTTATAAAATAGGTATGGATGAGCTTAGAGTAGCTGGTGGAATGATATTAGTTGTTGTTGCTTTTAGAAATCTTTTAGGTTTAGGTATTTCTAAGGAGAGCTCAGGAAATGTAATGACTGAAAAAGATGCTATAAGGTATGCAATAACACCTTTAACTTTTCCCATGTTAGTTGGACCTGGTACAATATCAACTGTTATGATTATTCATAAAGAAGCTGGATTAATTATATCCGTTGGAGCTGTAGCAGTGACATTTTTAATAATGAAGTTTTTATTTAGTATTTCAGATTGGTTAGATAAAGTTTTAGGAGAGGTTGTGTTATTTGTTTTATCCAGAGTTATGCAGATATTTATAATGTCAGCAGGAGTAAAATTAATTTCAAATGGAATAAAAGGAATTTTTATGTTATAA
- a CDS encoding discoidin domain-containing protein, whose translation MERDGNIFNLVDKNSIAASSSVSIWNGSGPDLILDDSEDTLFHSNQYSNGGYGDVYFKFEESKVINKIEFLTRHPSANNGRIDQYEILYKNSNFNADWISIYQSEITEEKGWKIAEFQDVLVSEICIRVQRSYGNWIVMNDIKFYLNAVVEDDLKTIFESLDCLAVKSQVRLKNITELKNRYQDNLEMVNLLEVGKYLWLNNNQVTRKKVKLLASNQNREEYFNTLKIKSSLPIKTAEIAFKSKKEYLIISNENINLYIVESFEKLRDKKIEIKKGLNSIYLKEDTTEVFLVDDITKNIEMTIFNADEIKNYSIGKVNYKEFIKENTNILGLVEGKNFICQLNREEIKNSYNEFDFLQGVENLDAILNYIYFLLNRNEYYHVSPFKRVLIQGINNNLVEQKSSQDGSYTTFGGMSRLMFNKSIEELANPNFCRVIAKDFIGEVDTNIELQELLTFLLTKELEFRYSRVMIIPEDIQKALWIKLRLFFNSDRFLPNIYKKFQENDLSGIQNQLEKVILWVVEILQRDVSKYFVENGYEISSEVLSKCNEYPELAIDLNEVNFSNYKELIEEEISIINDNYKRSIEGNI comes from the coding sequence ATGGAAAGAGATGGAAATATATTTAATCTAGTTGATAAAAATAGCATTGCTGCTTCTTCTAGTGTGTCTATTTGGAATGGAAGTGGTCCTGATTTAATATTAGATGATAGTGAAGATACATTATTTCACTCTAATCAATATTCTAATGGTGGATATGGGGATGTTTACTTTAAATTTGAAGAATCTAAAGTTATAAATAAAATAGAATTTTTAACAAGACATCCAAGTGCAAATAATGGAAGAATTGATCAATATGAAATTCTTTATAAAAACAGTAATTTTAATGCAGATTGGATTTCTATTTATCAATCTGAAATAACTGAAGAAAAAGGATGGAAAATAGCTGAATTTCAAGATGTATTAGTTTCAGAAATTTGTATAAGAGTCCAAAGAAGTTATGGGAATTGGATAGTGATGAATGATATAAAGTTTTATTTAAATGCAGTTGTAGAAGATGATTTAAAGACTATTTTCGAATCGTTAGATTGTCTGGCAGTAAAATCTCAAGTAAGATTAAAAAATATAACAGAGTTAAAAAATAGATATCAAGATAATTTAGAAATGGTAAATCTATTAGAAGTTGGAAAATATTTATGGCTTAATAACAATCAAGTAACTAGAAAAAAAGTTAAACTATTAGCTTCTAATCAAAATAGAGAAGAGTACTTTAATACTTTAAAAATAAAAAGTAGTTTACCTATAAAAACAGCAGAAATAGCTTTTAAAAGTAAAAAAGAATATTTGATTATATCAAATGAAAATATTAATTTATATATTGTAGAGAGTTTTGAAAAATTAAGAGATAAAAAAATAGAGATAAAAAAAGGTCTAAATTCAATATATTTAAAAGAGGATACAACTGAAGTTTTCTTAGTTGATGATATAACTAAAAATATTGAGATGACAATATTTAATGCAGATGAGATAAAAAACTATTCTATTGGTAAAGTTAACTATAAAGAGTTTATAAAAGAGAATACAAACATTTTAGGATTAGTTGAAGGAAAGAATTTTATTTGCCAATTAAATAGAGAAGAGATAAAAAATAGTTATAATGAATTTGATTTTTTACAAGGTGTTGAAAACTTAGATGCTATTTTAAATTATATATATTTTTTATTAAATAGAAATGAATATTATCATGTGTCACCATTTAAAAGAGTTTTAATTCAAGGAATAAATAATAATCTGGTGGAGCAAAAAAGTTCACAAGATGGAAGTTATACAACTTTTGGTGGAATGTCTAGATTAATGTTTAATAAATCAATTGAAGAGTTAGCAAATCCAAATTTTTGTAGAGTAATAGCAAAAGATTTTATTGGGGAAGTAGATACAAATATAGAACTTCAAGAGTTATTAACATTCTTATTAACAAAAGAGCTTGAATTTAGATATTCAAGAGTAATGATAATTCCTGAGGATATTCAAAAAGCTTTGTGGATTAAATTAAGACTATTTTTTAATAGCGATAGATTTTTACCAAATATATATAAGAAATTCCAAGAAAATGATTTGAGTGGAATACAGAATCAATTGGAAAAAGTTATTTTATGGGTAGTAGAGATACTACAAAGAGATGTATCTAAATATTTTGTAGAGAATGGATATGAAATTTCAAGTGAGGTATTATCTAAGTGCAATGAATATCCTGAATTAGCTATTGACTTAAATGAAGTTAATTTTTCAAATTATAAAGAGTTGATAGAAGAGGAAATATCTATAATAAATGATAATTATAAGAGAAGTATAGAAGGAAATATTTAA
- a CDS encoding discoidin domain-containing protein, which produces MSSEITFIRNGNAPSSNNFNLKLSSNSIIKNLIIESQNNIFPEELNLEFKDFIGNNIALRAKRLREMGNIQEWEVDPVLTDLVKVKIGESEASIINVTPVLTDIKPYYAQSDIDTRIPQGDFEITRVDNGIEVELKNSKIIDRIKLKRELINLEIFYSPGEGQSWISLTNIPISGTLKIHPVMVKKFLLTGEGNTQLSKEEIEIFMFNYLSVEIENLFLNDEYTELKPEVTIDYIIELQKKTSLTQEYIDKLSTARDILIGGMMGEIIEYIGNDFKVVESFSFLTEENIYRVRATYLDRYGNEKTIETENISEDKIVMFEKFYAKDITFTIFASAEITNVQITEIELNQDEYYAQNDVDTRINKNNLQASSGCGVYGGLGADRAIDGSEATNFHSNAYTDIGYGDFYLKNSSPKVIDRINILTRPSSLGRIDNYKILYKERSTEEWLEIGESINEGISGNWRNIKFNPVLASEVCIRVTKSNDNFVIIYEMDIFKYNKLSDMLRDLFIDDECTQLKESVTLEQLDEIESRLEITEEYINLFREAKTLYINRLLPHKFEIEIEKKSVIKTLRLTDIGRVLKGEIRYTDSHGYEKLSNSVEISAIGLETVLEFENIYSKNFELSLYGTIEQGSEFKIEVIEILQDEFYASEDIDVRVDKTTMVAKSLCGQYSGNAPRYAIDNDINTTFHSADYRSYGTGEYGDFILELDAPKVINRVKFQTRPSHNGRIKAYEILYRTKNNEEWKKVFEQLTEQSGDFREAVFKPVLASEICIRVTNGHNYFVVFYEIDLFKYNTIEERIANLFTDETQNTIKDSITLEDIETLEEGLITESYINTLKKAKELYIESLIPEEFEISLNEDTILDEIQFVCEQRILKVCLAYENSLGEERIIRCNPLIDEENVTLNFRKILTKKAKILIYGADRVYKIKNNSYTLSEFCFNEDVDTRVKLEDLQVSSNTEDSSYPLTNMFDGNLDTRFHSRNYSEYAQINLKLNREYLIGRLRLISFRSNTSGLINRFKVLVKDLNQENEWIEFGTYNVDSYKNEWLMVENKPYLTDEICIRVEDSVNKWAIINELELFIYNLLEDEINNIFEDSTFETLKSNVEYEDILSLERRCSLTESYKEKVKKAKEIYLKRIEPICFEIKNNSYEVLNKLEILFREEADYIYDIRVYFKNNFGQLEEIEKKTIDSNENGKINVQFAEVFTEEIKVEIYIDEYEKWKVNCIHLAQVEQEIYYNLTDISNNYPIEKVGIQSTCGYPDAVVSMVDGDINTYYHSQGLGEIFFTFEEKKVIENFTFISRHANGSNGVVYKATLYFRNEENGSWKLLHIHETDSPVRGENIISFNPTLVKEICIKFERTQASVVVLNDVKFTIYNKLIENIENLFEDKVLYKSLSRGVKLSTIEKFKEKVLTNKALLAKLYIAESILKNKNELPFETYKIKSIPQDTNYYFGPLKTNGTGDISVTPYYILPNRDYAFICSKDLNAHIILRENKPQAEHSFLLKKGLNIINLGELTGQLVLTGSRKDEIELYSLNEKNALIYRYGITKEEEFYKTPNNTTLIENRDGVKLNSNLAYIEGRNFIGAVKFDWLKSNIAEGTLSQRIEITDEFLDFLYYIDNLNSHFNNSIPYKRVMWIGVSENNPHAGGSFVGGYTAYSGGSHDILKANLRDFASAWVVGHEVGHEMDVNNYHMGLFGEVSNNWYANEARVEYTDSIRSNVYDGMIELQTSEQSIAEMGLFVRLAFWFKFRLYYGEGDFFVKMHKYMQNIETSTIEDISGKLATYVTKIVKRDASDYFIKHGFTLTQEAIDYCNTYPKFTKDIAQITWDNQNEFREEEKRTFNSNYKNNI; this is translated from the coding sequence ATGAGTTCAGAAATAACTTTCATTAGAAATGGAAATGCTCCTAGTAGTAATAATTTTAATTTAAAATTAAGCTCAAACTCTATAATAAAAAATTTAATAATAGAAAGTCAAAATAATATATTTCCAGAAGAATTAAATTTAGAATTTAAAGATTTTATAGGAAATAATATAGCATTAAGAGCTAAAAGATTAAGAGAGATGGGAAATATACAGGAGTGGGAAGTGGATCCAGTTTTAACAGACTTGGTAAAAGTTAAAATTGGTGAGTCAGAAGCATCAATAATTAATGTAACTCCAGTTTTAACAGATATAAAACCATATTATGCTCAAAGTGATATTGATACAAGAATACCTCAAGGTGATTTTGAAATAACTAGAGTTGACAATGGAATAGAAGTTGAATTAAAAAATAGTAAAATAATTGATAGAATAAAATTAAAAAGAGAGCTTATAAATTTAGAAATATTCTATAGCCCAGGAGAGGGTCAAAGTTGGATATCTTTAACAAATATTCCGATTAGTGGAACATTAAAAATACACCCTGTAATGGTAAAGAAATTTTTATTAACAGGAGAGGGAAATACGCAACTTTCAAAAGAAGAAATTGAAATTTTTATGTTTAATTATTTAAGTGTAGAGATTGAAAATCTATTTTTAAATGATGAGTACACAGAGTTAAAGCCAGAAGTAACAATAGATTATATTATTGAATTACAAAAAAAGACAAGCTTAACACAGGAGTATATAGATAAACTATCTACTGCTAGAGATATTCTAATAGGAGGAATGATGGGAGAAATTATTGAATATATAGGCAATGATTTTAAAGTAGTAGAGAGTTTTAGTTTTCTAACTGAAGAAAATATATATCGTGTTAGAGCTACTTATTTAGATAGATATGGAAATGAAAAAACTATAGAAACAGAGAATATTAGTGAAGACAAAATAGTAATGTTTGAAAAGTTTTATGCTAAAGATATAACTTTTACAATCTTTGCTTCAGCAGAGATAACAAATGTTCAAATAACAGAGATAGAGTTGAATCAAGATGAGTATTATGCTCAAAACGACGTAGATACAAGAATTAATAAAAATAATTTACAAGCTAGTTCAGGATGTGGAGTTTATGGAGGTTTAGGAGCTGATAGAGCTATTGATGGAAGCGAAGCAACAAATTTTCATAGTAATGCGTATACAGATATAGGATATGGAGATTTTTATTTAAAGAACTCCTCTCCAAAAGTTATAGATAGAATAAATATCTTAACAAGACCAAGCTCATTAGGAAGAATTGATAACTATAAAATTTTATATAAAGAGAGATCTACAGAAGAGTGGCTAGAAATAGGAGAATCTATAAATGAAGGTATATCTGGAAATTGGAGAAATATAAAATTTAATCCAGTATTAGCATCAGAAGTATGTATTAGAGTTACAAAATCTAATGATAACTTTGTAATAATTTATGAAATGGATATTTTTAAATACAATAAGTTAAGTGATATGTTAAGAGATTTATTTATTGATGATGAATGCACTCAATTAAAAGAATCTGTTACATTAGAACAACTTGATGAAATTGAATCTCGTTTAGAAATAACAGAAGAGTATATAAATTTATTTAGAGAAGCAAAAACATTATATATAAACAGATTATTACCTCATAAGTTTGAGATAGAAATAGAAAAGAAAAGTGTAATTAAAACATTAAGATTAACAGATATAGGTAGAGTTTTAAAAGGTGAAATAAGATATACAGATAGTCATGGATATGAAAAATTATCTAATTCAGTAGAGATATCTGCAATTGGATTAGAAACAGTTTTAGAATTTGAAAATATTTATTCAAAGAATTTTGAACTATCTTTATATGGAACAATAGAGCAAGGTAGTGAATTTAAAATAGAGGTTATAGAGATTTTACAAGATGAGTTTTATGCAAGTGAAGATATAGATGTAAGAGTTGATAAAACAACAATGGTAGCAAAAAGTTTGTGTGGACAATACTCAGGTAATGCACCAAGATACGCTATAGATAATGATATAAATACCACTTTTCACAGTGCTGATTATAGAAGTTATGGAACAGGAGAGTATGGCGATTTTATTTTAGAATTAGATGCACCTAAGGTAATAAACAGAGTAAAATTCCAAACTAGACCGTCACATAATGGAAGAATAAAAGCTTATGAAATTTTATATAGAACAAAAAACAATGAAGAGTGGAAAAAAGTATTTGAACAATTAACAGAGCAAAGTGGAGACTTTAGAGAAGCAGTATTTAAACCAGTACTAGCATCAGAAATATGTATTAGAGTAACAAATGGACATAATTATTTTGTAGTTTTTTATGAGATTGATCTATTTAAATACAATACAATAGAGGAAAGAATTGCAAATCTTTTCACTGATGAAACTCAAAATACAATAAAAGATAGTATTACGTTAGAGGATATAGAAACTTTAGAAGAAGGATTAATAACTGAAAGTTATATAAATACTTTGAAGAAAGCTAAAGAGTTATATATTGAGTCGCTAATACCAGAAGAGTTTGAAATATCTTTAAATGAAGATACAATTTTAGATGAAATTCAATTTGTATGTGAGCAAAGAATATTAAAGGTGTGTTTAGCATATGAAAACTCTTTAGGTGAAGAGAGAATAATAAGATGTAATCCTTTAATAGATGAAGAGAATGTAACTTTGAATTTTAGAAAAATTTTGACAAAGAAAGCTAAAATTTTAATATATGGAGCAGATAGAGTATATAAAATAAAAAATAATAGTTATACGTTATCTGAATTTTGTTTTAATGAGGATGTGGATACAAGAGTAAAACTTGAAGATTTACAAGTTTCTTCAAATACTGAGGATTCATCTTATCCATTGACAAATATGTTTGATGGAAATTTAGATACAAGATTTCATAGTAGAAACTACAGTGAGTATGCCCAAATAAATTTAAAGTTAAATAGGGAGTACTTAATTGGTAGATTAAGATTAATTAGCTTTAGAAGTAATACATCTGGATTAATAAATAGATTTAAAGTTTTAGTAAAAGATTTAAATCAAGAAAATGAATGGATTGAGTTTGGAACTTATAATGTAGATTCTTATAAAAATGAGTGGCTAATGGTAGAAAATAAGCCGTATTTAACTGATGAGATATGTATAAGAGTAGAGGATTCAGTTAATAAATGGGCTATAATTAATGAATTAGAACTGTTTATATATAATCTTCTAGAAGATGAGATTAATAACATTTTTGAAGATTCTACTTTTGAAACTTTAAAATCTAATGTTGAATACGAAGATATTTTATCTTTAGAGAGAAGATGTAGTTTAACAGAAAGCTACAAAGAGAAAGTTAAAAAAGCAAAAGAAATCTATTTAAAAAGAATAGAACCTATATGTTTTGAGATAAAAAATAATAGCTATGAAGTACTAAATAAATTAGAGATTTTATTTAGAGAAGAGGCTGATTATATATATGATATAAGAGTATATTTCAAAAATAATTTTGGTCAGTTAGAGGAGATAGAGAAAAAAACAATAGATTCAAATGAAAATGGAAAGATAAATGTCCAATTTGCTGAGGTATTTACAGAGGAGATAAAGGTAGAAATTTACATAGATGAATATGAAAAGTGGAAAGTAAATTGTATTCATTTAGCTCAAGTGGAACAGGAAATATATTATAATTTAACAGATATTTCGAATAATTATCCAATAGAAAAAGTAGGGATTCAATCAACTTGTGGATATCCTGATGCAGTTGTTTCAATGGTTGATGGTGATATAAATACTTACTACCATTCACAGGGATTAGGTGAAATATTCTTTACTTTTGAAGAGAAAAAGGTTATAGAAAACTTTACATTTATTTCAAGACACGCCAATGGCTCTAATGGAGTGGTTTACAAAGCGACATTATACTTTAGAAATGAGGAAAATGGAAGTTGGAAGTTATTACATATTCATGAAACAGATAGTCCAGTAAGGGGAGAAAATATAATCTCATTTAACCCAACATTAGTAAAAGAGATTTGTATTAAATTTGAAAGAACTCAAGCTAGTGTAGTAGTTCTTAATGATGTAAAGTTTACTATCTATAATAAATTAATTGAAAATATAGAAAATTTATTTGAAGATAAAGTTTTATACAAATCTTTAAGTAGAGGAGTAAAATTATCTACTATAGAAAAATTTAAAGAAAAAGTATTAACAAATAAAGCGTTATTAGCTAAACTTTATATAGCAGAATCTATTTTGAAAAATAAAAATGAGTTACCTTTTGAAACTTATAAAATAAAAAGCATACCTCAAGATACTAACTATTATTTTGGACCGTTAAAAACAAATGGAACTGGAGATATTTCAGTGACACCATACTATATACTTCCAAATAGAGATTATGCGTTTATATGTAGTAAAGATTTAAATGCACATATAATTTTAAGAGAAAACAAACCTCAAGCAGAGCATTCGTTCTTATTAAAGAAGGGGTTAAATATAATTAATTTAGGTGAGTTAACAGGACAATTAGTTTTAACAGGAAGTAGAAAAGATGAAATAGAACTATACTCTTTAAATGAAAAAAATGCACTAATTTATAGATACGGAATTACAAAAGAGGAAGAGTTTTATAAAACTCCAAACAACACAACATTAATAGAAAATAGAGATGGAGTAAAATTAAATTCAAATTTAGCTTATATAGAGGGAAGAAATTTTATAGGAGCAGTAAAGTTTGATTGGCTAAAAAGTAATATTGCAGAAGGAACATTAAGTCAAAGAATAGAGATTACTGATGAATTTTTAGATTTTCTTTATTATATAGATAATTTGAACTCTCATTTTAATAATTCCATTCCATACAAAAGAGTTATGTGGATAGGAGTAAGTGAAAATAATCCTCATGCTGGAGGATCTTTTGTAGGTGGATATACAGCTTATAGTGGTGGAAGCCATGATATATTGAAAGCAAATTTGAGAGATTTTGCATCAGCGTGGGTTGTTGGTCATGAAGTTGGACATGAAATGGATGTCAATAATTATCACATGGGATTATTTGGAGAAGTAAGTAATAACTGGTATGCTAATGAAGCAAGAGTTGAATATACAGATAGCATAAGAAGCAATGTATATGATGGGATGATAGAGCTTCAAACTAGTGAACAAAGTATAGCAGAGATGGGTCTTTTTGTAAGATTAGCATTTTGGTTTAAATTTAGATTATATTATGGAGAGGGAGATTTCTTTGTAAAAATGCATAAGTATATGCAAAATATTGAAACAAGCACTATTGAAGACATTTCAGGTAAATTAGCTACTTATGTAACTAAAATAGTAAAAAGAGATGCAAGTGATTATTTCATAAAGCATGGATTTACACTAACTCAAGAAGCAATAGACTATTGCAATACTTATCCTAAATTTACAAAAGATATAGCTCAAATAACTTGGGATAATCAAAATGAGTTTAGAGAAGAGGAAAAAAGAACATTTAACAGTAATTATAAAAATAATATATAA